The genomic interval CCGAATCAGAGAGACCATGTTGAGAATGATTCTTGTTCGCAATTTCAGGGTGGGGACCCATGCGGCGTAACATGGGCCCCTGGGGCAGGCAAGCGGAGCGTCACCCGCGCTTCATGGAAAGCCGAGACATGCCTCCTCGTACTCGAACCGCCCGGCGTGCTCACCCTGCTCCAGGAAGGCTTTGAGCTTCTCGTATGGCTCCTCGGGTGGAACATCCACGGCCACCAGGCGCGCCATGGGCCTCACGGCCAGCGCAAGATGGGGCTCACAGGCAGCTCGCGCGCCAGCACGGCGGCGCCGGGCTTGGAGCCCTCCTCCTTCTTCACACGCCCGTCCGTGTCCCCCAGCACGATGCACACGGGGTACTTCCGCCCATCGGGCAGCACGGTCTGCGTGTAGCGGCCCAGGACAGCCGGGCGTTTCACATCCCCGGCGATGTCGTAGATGCCGGGCCCCGTCCAGAGGTGTCCGTGGAGCAACGTCCCCTCGGGCAGATTGCCGTCACCCCTCGTGAGGCGTCCGATGACGGGTCCATCCTGATAGACGCCCGTGTCGCCCTGATCACCGGGCTGGTTGATGTCCACGATGGCTCGAAGACGACTGCCCGTCTCAATCTTCAGCTCCGCCATGGCCTCGGTTGCATCCCTGGGGCAGTCCTCGGGCTCCGGGGGCCTCACCTGGACAGCGGGGCAGCCGATGCCAACGACGGCGCACAACCAGGCGGCGAGGAAACTCGAGGAGGTGGAGGGGGAAGTGGTGGACACGGGCGGGCTTCCTTTCTCGGACTGGCCAGACCCAGGCGGTAGCGCCTCGGGTGGCGGTGCGAGTGTGGAGCGTGCCAGCCACAAGACAAGGCCGACCACGGTCAGGCCCGCGAACAGCACCCGGGACCACCTTGCGCGCTGGGGACGGCCAGGGGGAGTTACAGGGGCCTCCTGCGGCCGCGGAGCCTCCTCTGGAGCCACGCGCGCCGTTTCGGGCGGCTGGGTCGGCGGAGCTACCTCTTGCTGGGGCGTTGGCTCCTCCGGGCGCGGCTCGGCCTCGAAGAGCGGCACCTTCCAGGCGGCCGACTTCCTCTCCTGCTCGGCGGCCTGCTCCAGCGCCTGCAGCAGCGCTCCGGTGCTGGGGTACCGGTCCTCCGGCTTCTTCTCCAGCAACCGCAGGGAGATGTCGCTGAGGGCGCGCGGCGCCAGGGGGTTGAGGAGGTGGGGCGCTGTTGGGGACACAGTGGCGATGGCGGCCACCAGCTGCTCGTCCGGCAGCTCGGGGTTGAAGGGGTGCAAATCCGTGAGGGCCTGGAAGAGCAGCACC from Archangium lipolyticum carries:
- a CDS encoding serine/threonine protein kinase, which codes for MTAEVLHPDHLQPGHMVGPWRIVQVLGRGGSSRVFMVERDNKPYSLKMGLLPFSEAREELSEEEYVEEMSAYRRLAREAAALFTYASHPNLLRLYAVDCWPNPSNGYPFLVTDYVDGDNWHEWRWHNPPHAARLVDTYSAVVRTVGVLHQRGVYHRDLKAENLLIRRQDGRPFIIDFGTVRLPGALTRTLGVPEGVMHLLPPELLAYTRTEAWKKNVPFNGGAAADLYALGVLLFQALTDLHPFNPELPDEQLVAAIATVSPTAPHLLNPLAPRALSDISLRLLEKKPEDRYPSTGALLQALEQAAEQERKSAAWKVPLFEAEPRPEEPTPQQEVAPPTQPPETARVAPEEAPRPQEAPVTPPGRPQRARWSRVLFAGLTVVGLVLWLARSTLAPPPEALPPGSGQSEKGSPPVSTTSPSTSSSFLAAWLCAVVGIGCPAVQVRPPEPEDCPRDATEAMAELKIETGSRLRAIVDINQPGDQGDTGVYQDGPVIGRLTRGDGNLPEGTLLHGHLWTGPGIYDIAGDVKRPAVLGRYTQTVLPDGRKYPVCIVLGDTDGRVKKEEGSKPGAAVLARELPVSPILRWP
- a CDS encoding DUF4265 domain-containing protein encodes the protein MARLVAVDVPPEEPYEKLKAFLEQGEHAGRFEYEEACLGFP